In one window of Gadus chalcogrammus isolate NIFS_2021 chromosome 12, NIFS_Gcha_1.0, whole genome shotgun sequence DNA:
- the irf4l gene encoding interferon regulatory factor 4 isoform X2, translating to MNLEADYTATGSSGNGKLRQWLIDQVDSGTYPGLIWENDEKSIFRIPWKHAGKQDYNRDEDAALFKAWALFKGKFREGIDKADPPTWKTRLRCALNKSNDFEELVDRSQLDISDPYKVYRIIPEGDKRRPRQEDSPLSPLSYPSYPALHSQIPHCMPNPESGWREFYPEQAFLPELHIPQCSYPPHPWQGPPIENAYQIKGSFYSYTHADVQPSAFTLDPGMRPADPLSDLRLHVSVFSRDALVREVTISNPKGCHLIPWALEEKAYVSPGAPDLVPLPPEGLTLQRMAGEEGPPGSLAMQGVRLWMTPEGLYARRQCQESVYWQEGVSPYKDKLNEMEREVNCKVLDTQDFLTEIQSYGPHGRPIPPFQALLCFGDECVDTERPRRSLTVQVEPLFARQLFYYAQQTGGHYYRGYEHHGVPEHISPSEDYQRAISHHHHHHGSMMQE from the exons ATGAACCTCGAAGCGGATTACACAGCGACGGGGAGCAGCGGGAACGGAAAACTACGTCAATGGCTCATAGATCAGGTGGACAGTGGGACGTATCCCGGTCTGATTTGGGAGAACGACGAGAAGAGCATCTTCAGGATACCATGGAAACACGCGGGGAAGCAGGACTATAACAGAGATGAAGACGCCGCGCTTTTCAAG gcttGGGCACTGTTTAAGGGCAAGTTTCGGGAGGGTATCGACAAAGCGGACCCGCCGACCTGGAAGACGCGCTTACGTTGCGCGCTGAATAAAAGTAATGATTTCGAAGAGCTGGTCGACCGAAGCCAACTGGACATCTCGGACCCTTACAAAGTGTACCGTATCATCCCAGAGGGCGACAAGAGAA gaCCCAGACAGGAGGACAGTCCTTTGAGTCCATTGAGCTATCCATCCTACCCTGCCCTTCACagccag ATACCCCACTGCATGCCTAATCCAGAGAGTGGCTGGAGAGAATTCTACCCGGAGCAGGCCTTCCTTCCAGAGCTCCACATCCCACAATGTTCCTACCCCCCTCACCCATGGCAGGGCCCCCCCATAGAGAACG CATACCAGATCAAGGGCTCCTTTTACTCGTACACACATGCTGACGTACAGCCCTCCGCCTTCACCCTTGACCCCGGCATGAGACCAGCAGACCCTCTTTCTG ACCTTCGCCTGCATGTGTCCGTGTTCTCCCGGGACGCTCTCGTGAGGGAGGTGACCATCTCCAACCCAAAGGGCTGTCATCTGATCCCCTGGGCCCTGGAGGAAAAGGCCTACGTTTCCCCAGGGGCCCCGGACCTGGTTCCCCTGCCCCCGGAGGGCCTGACACTCCAGAGGAtggcgggggaggagggtccCCCAGGCTCTCTGGCCATGCAGGGCGTGAGGCTGTGGATGACCCCAGAAGGCCTCTACGCCCGGCGGCAGTGCCAGGAGAGTGTGTACTGGCAGGAGGGGGTATCCCCTTACAAGGACAAACTCaacgagatggagagagaggtcaaCTGCAAAGTGCTTGACACCCAGGACTTCCTCACAG AAATCCAAAGTTATGGGCCCCATGGCCGGCCCATACCTCCTTTCCAGGCCTTGCTGTGTTTTGGGGACGAGTGTGTCGACACGGAGAGACCAAGAAGGAGCCTCACCGTGCAG GTGGAACCCTTGTTTGCAAGGCAGCTGTTTTACTATGCCCAGCAAACCGGCGGACACTATTATCGTGGCTACGAGCACCACGGTGTCCCAGAACACATAAGCCCCTCTGAGGACTATCAGCGGGCAATctcacaccaccatcaccaccacggcAGTATGATGCAGGAGTGA
- the irf4l gene encoding interferon regulatory factor 4 isoform X1 yields MNLEADYTATGSSGNGKLRQWLIDQVDSGTYPGLIWENDEKSIFRIPWKHAGKQDYNRDEDAALFKAWALFKGKFREGIDKADPPTWKTRLRCALNKSNDFEELVDRSQLDISDPYKVYRIIPEGDKRRPRQEDSPLSPLSYPSYPALHSQIPHCMPNPESGWREFYPEQAFLPELHIPQCSYPPHPWQGPPIENAAYQIKGSFYSYTHADVQPSAFTLDPGMRPADPLSDLRLHVSVFSRDALVREVTISNPKGCHLIPWALEEKAYVSPGAPDLVPLPPEGLTLQRMAGEEGPPGSLAMQGVRLWMTPEGLYARRQCQESVYWQEGVSPYKDKLNEMEREVNCKVLDTQDFLTEIQSYGPHGRPIPPFQALLCFGDECVDTERPRRSLTVQVEPLFARQLFYYAQQTGGHYYRGYEHHGVPEHISPSEDYQRAISHHHHHHGSMMQE; encoded by the exons ATGAACCTCGAAGCGGATTACACAGCGACGGGGAGCAGCGGGAACGGAAAACTACGTCAATGGCTCATAGATCAGGTGGACAGTGGGACGTATCCCGGTCTGATTTGGGAGAACGACGAGAAGAGCATCTTCAGGATACCATGGAAACACGCGGGGAAGCAGGACTATAACAGAGATGAAGACGCCGCGCTTTTCAAG gcttGGGCACTGTTTAAGGGCAAGTTTCGGGAGGGTATCGACAAAGCGGACCCGCCGACCTGGAAGACGCGCTTACGTTGCGCGCTGAATAAAAGTAATGATTTCGAAGAGCTGGTCGACCGAAGCCAACTGGACATCTCGGACCCTTACAAAGTGTACCGTATCATCCCAGAGGGCGACAAGAGAA gaCCCAGACAGGAGGACAGTCCTTTGAGTCCATTGAGCTATCCATCCTACCCTGCCCTTCACagccag ATACCCCACTGCATGCCTAATCCAGAGAGTGGCTGGAGAGAATTCTACCCGGAGCAGGCCTTCCTTCCAGAGCTCCACATCCCACAATGTTCCTACCCCCCTCACCCATGGCAGGGCCCCCCCATAGAGAACG CAGCATACCAGATCAAGGGCTCCTTTTACTCGTACACACATGCTGACGTACAGCCCTCCGCCTTCACCCTTGACCCCGGCATGAGACCAGCAGACCCTCTTTCTG ACCTTCGCCTGCATGTGTCCGTGTTCTCCCGGGACGCTCTCGTGAGGGAGGTGACCATCTCCAACCCAAAGGGCTGTCATCTGATCCCCTGGGCCCTGGAGGAAAAGGCCTACGTTTCCCCAGGGGCCCCGGACCTGGTTCCCCTGCCCCCGGAGGGCCTGACACTCCAGAGGAtggcgggggaggagggtccCCCAGGCTCTCTGGCCATGCAGGGCGTGAGGCTGTGGATGACCCCAGAAGGCCTCTACGCCCGGCGGCAGTGCCAGGAGAGTGTGTACTGGCAGGAGGGGGTATCCCCTTACAAGGACAAACTCaacgagatggagagagaggtcaaCTGCAAAGTGCTTGACACCCAGGACTTCCTCACAG AAATCCAAAGTTATGGGCCCCATGGCCGGCCCATACCTCCTTTCCAGGCCTTGCTGTGTTTTGGGGACGAGTGTGTCGACACGGAGAGACCAAGAAGGAGCCTCACCGTGCAG GTGGAACCCTTGTTTGCAAGGCAGCTGTTTTACTATGCCCAGCAAACCGGCGGACACTATTATCGTGGCTACGAGCACCACGGTGTCCCAGAACACATAAGCCCCTCTGAGGACTATCAGCGGGCAATctcacaccaccatcaccaccacggcAGTATGATGCAGGAGTGA
- the LOC130392853 gene encoding dual specificity protein phosphatase 22-B-like isoform X1, translating to MHVINRECFFLDLLCSSIFLKDMGNGINKILPGLYLGNLKDSQDKDLLAKFNITHILSIHDTAKPVLEDMKYRCISASDHSKQNLCRLSLRMPYFKDSIVFIHESRLQGGGCLVHCVAGVSRSVTLVVAYLMTVTGLGWVDCLAAVRAARPCARPNLGFLRQLEEYENLDLAQYRTWWTEQFGKNPFNDHEEIKALLDRKSQDNSDAMATSIVAPMATSRT from the exons ATGCACGTTATAAACAGAGAGTGCTTCTTCCTCGATTTGCTCTGCTCATCAATATTTCTGAAGGATATGGGTAACGGAATAAACAAG ATCCTGCCAGGCCTTTATCTGGGGAACCTGAAAG ATTCTCAAGACAAGGATCTGTTAGCCAAGTTCAACATCACACACATCCTCTCCATCCACGACACAGCCAAACCCGTCCTCGAG GATATGAAATACCGTTGTATATCTGCTTCAGATCACTCCAAGCAAAACTTGTG TCGTTTGTCTTTGAGGATGCCATACTTCAAGGACAGCATCGTCTTCATCCACGAGTCTCGACTGCAGGGAGGAGGCTGTCTAGTCCACTG tgtGGCGGGGGTGTCCCGCAGCGTTACCCTGGTGGTGGCGTACCTCATGACGGTGACGGGCCTGGGCTGGGTGGACTGCCTGGCTGCAGTCAGGGCTGCCAGGCCCTGCGCCAGACCAAACCTGGGCTTCCTGCGGCAGCTGGAGGAGTATGAAAATCTAGACCTGGCCCAG TATAGGACATGGTGGACGGAGCAGTTTGGGAAGAACCCGTTCAACGACCACGAGGAAATAAAGGCTCTTTTGGACCGGAAATCCCAGGACAACAGTGACGCCATGGCAACCAGTATAGTGGCGCCTATGGCAACCAGTAGAACCTAG
- the LOC130392853 gene encoding dual specificity protein phosphatase 22-B-like isoform X2, giving the protein MHVINRECFFLDLLCSSIFLKDMGNGINKILPGLYLGNLKDSQDKDLLAKFNITHILSIHDTAKPVLEDMKYRCISASDHSKQNLMPYFKDSIVFIHESRLQGGGCLVHCVAGVSRSVTLVVAYLMTVTGLGWVDCLAAVRAARPCARPNLGFLRQLEEYENLDLAQYRTWWTEQFGKNPFNDHEEIKALLDRKSQDNSDAMATSIVAPMATSRT; this is encoded by the exons ATGCACGTTATAAACAGAGAGTGCTTCTTCCTCGATTTGCTCTGCTCATCAATATTTCTGAAGGATATGGGTAACGGAATAAACAAG ATCCTGCCAGGCCTTTATCTGGGGAACCTGAAAG ATTCTCAAGACAAGGATCTGTTAGCCAAGTTCAACATCACACACATCCTCTCCATCCACGACACAGCCAAACCCGTCCTCGAG GATATGAAATACCGTTGTATATCTGCTTCAGATCACTCCAAGCAAAACTT GATGCCATACTTCAAGGACAGCATCGTCTTCATCCACGAGTCTCGACTGCAGGGAGGAGGCTGTCTAGTCCACTG tgtGGCGGGGGTGTCCCGCAGCGTTACCCTGGTGGTGGCGTACCTCATGACGGTGACGGGCCTGGGCTGGGTGGACTGCCTGGCTGCAGTCAGGGCTGCCAGGCCCTGCGCCAGACCAAACCTGGGCTTCCTGCGGCAGCTGGAGGAGTATGAAAATCTAGACCTGGCCCAG TATAGGACATGGTGGACGGAGCAGTTTGGGAAGAACCCGTTCAACGACCACGAGGAAATAAAGGCTCTTTTGGACCGGAAATCCCAGGACAACAGTGACGCCATGGCAACCAGTATAGTGGCGCCTATGGCAACCAGTAGAACCTAG